The Lactobacillus sp. CBA3605 genome contains a region encoding:
- a CDS encoding ribulose-phosphate 3-epimerase translates to MKLRLSPSMMCANFAELKHEVSTLNQAGIDYFHMDIMDGQFVPNFGMGLQDYAYISQVAQKPLDVHLMIEHPRRYVKLFSDLGAQVIYFHPEAETQAARTIDDIHALGKQAGIAINPGTAVATIEALLPIVDNVMVMTVNPGFAGQPFLDYVLPKIEALAAKQVEFGYTISVDGAISRPRIQQLHALGVENFILGTSALFNKPQTYQQIIHEVRQENTVTI, encoded by the coding sequence ATGAAATTACGACTAAGTCCGTCAATGATGTGTGCTAACTTCGCCGAGTTAAAGCATGAAGTTTCAACTTTAAATCAGGCTGGGATTGATTACTTTCATATGGATATTATGGATGGTCAATTTGTTCCTAATTTTGGTATGGGGTTACAAGATTATGCCTACATCAGTCAGGTGGCACAAAAGCCATTGGACGTGCATTTGATGATTGAGCATCCCCGGCGTTACGTCAAGTTATTTAGTGACCTCGGTGCGCAAGTGATTTATTTTCACCCTGAAGCGGAAACACAAGCGGCTCGAACAATCGATGATATCCATGCACTGGGTAAGCAAGCTGGCATTGCGATTAATCCTGGGACTGCGGTGGCAACCATCGAAGCACTACTCCCAATTGTCGACAATGTGATGGTGATGACGGTTAATCCCGGATTTGCTGGACAACCATTTTTAGACTACGTTTTACCGAAGATTGAGGCCTTGGCTGCCAAACAAGTTGAATTTGGGTACACCATCAGTGTCGATGGGGCCATTTCACGGCCACGAATTCAGCAATTACATGCTTTAGGCGTGGAAAACTTTATTCTGGGCACATCGGCGCTATTTAACAAGCCTCAAACCTATCAACAAATTATTCATGAAGTTCGACAAGAAAATACCGTTACGATTTAA
- a CDS encoding glycoside hydrolase family 1 protein: MTELLPVGFPKTFKWGSSTNAQQFEGGSNAGNKGVSIADVRQTASSQTNTAASSADFADFKTASDHYHRFKEDIALYGEMGFQIYRFTMAWTRIFPNGDEATPNQAGLDYYDAMLAELEKYHIEPVVTLYAYDLPLHLLQAYNGWMDRQIITDYLHYVKTVVTYFKGRVKYWVPFNEQNFLPMDSQYMTGYHGKNKTEIFKMQHYFNLSYAQATVLVHEVDPQAQVGGNIGNICAYPMTADPKDVEATDGLLKRVGYGPADVYFRGKYAPFYLKAFPGADFDQVIEPGDLAIIAKAEPDFMSLTYYMSSAISAQQTDLSHEMNGIKAPNPYVATSEWGWTIDPYGFKHYLEDFYSRYQLPILILENGLGARDTLEADGTVVDNYRIKYLADHIEKMREAVEDGVEMVGYLTWSATDLYSTREGFEKRYGFVYVDKTQQLKRIKKQSFYWYQRVIATNGANLKLTLD, encoded by the coding sequence ATGACAGAATTACTACCTGTTGGGTTTCCAAAGACTTTTAAGTGGGGATCCTCAACGAATGCGCAACAATTTGAAGGCGGTTCCAACGCCGGGAATAAAGGCGTTTCGATAGCGGATGTCCGTCAAACGGCTAGTTCTCAAACTAATACGGCGGCATCGAGTGCTGACTTTGCCGATTTTAAAACGGCTTCGGATCATTATCATCGGTTTAAAGAAGATATTGCTTTATATGGTGAAATGGGATTTCAGATTTATCGGTTTACGATGGCCTGGACGCGGATTTTCCCGAATGGTGATGAGGCTACACCTAATCAAGCTGGTTTAGACTACTATGATGCGATGTTAGCCGAGCTGGAAAAATACCATATTGAACCAGTCGTGACGCTTTATGCTTATGATTTACCGCTGCATTTGTTGCAAGCCTATAACGGCTGGATGGATCGTCAAATTATCACAGACTATTTGCATTATGTTAAGACGGTCGTGACTTATTTTAAAGGGCGCGTGAAGTATTGGGTTCCCTTTAATGAGCAAAATTTTTTACCCATGGATTCGCAATATATGACTGGTTACCATGGAAAAAATAAGACTGAAATTTTTAAGATGCAACATTACTTTAATTTAAGCTATGCCCAAGCAACGGTACTCGTGCATGAAGTTGATCCGCAAGCGCAGGTGGGTGGTAATATTGGTAATATTTGTGCTTATCCAATGACCGCAGATCCAAAGGATGTCGAAGCAACGGATGGCTTATTAAAGCGTGTTGGTTACGGGCCAGCGGATGTTTATTTTCGTGGTAAATATGCCCCATTTTATCTGAAAGCTTTTCCAGGTGCTGATTTTGATCAGGTCATTGAACCAGGGGATTTAGCGATAATTGCTAAGGCTGAACCAGACTTTATGTCATTAACTTATTACATGTCGTCAGCGATTTCAGCACAACAAACGGATCTCAGTCATGAAATGAATGGGATTAAAGCGCCTAATCCGTACGTCGCAACTAGTGAATGGGGCTGGACCATTGATCCTTATGGGTTTAAACATTATTTAGAAGATTTTTATAGTCGTTACCAATTGCCAATCTTGATTTTGGAAAATGGCTTAGGTGCTCGTGATACGTTGGAAGCCGATGGCACTGTGGTTGATAACTACCGAATCAAGTATTTAGCCGATCATATTGAGAAAATGCGTGAGGCAGTTGAAGATGGGGTCGAAATGGTCGGTTATCTAACCTGGTCGGCAACGGATTTGTACTCAACCCGTGAAGGTTTTGAAAAGCGTTACGGTTTCGTGTATGTTGATAAAACCCAGCAGTTAAAACGGATTAAGAAGCAAAGCTTTTATTGGTATCAACGGGTTATTGCCACCAATGGGGCTAATTTAAAATTAACATTGGATTAA
- a CDS encoding LacI family DNA-binding transcriptional regulator produces MQHYSIKDIARLSGVSVATVSRVINNNGRFSEETRKKVSTVIQKTGYETNYSAKNLRMNRSDTIGILIPDISNFFFAEITKLLEEKLFAHGYSVIICNTAHDDQREQSYLRTLESKGIDGLIVISGSATFEFTQGNSQKKIPYVCVDRKPADKSKTIFISSDHQQGAYDATKALYHAGCQNPVIAIGTFDTPSMQGRLAGFNAALTNRTAQWGHIFKLSTPAAGTDDLTAYLQRHPQTDGIFAVNDSVALKLHQILRKLAISVPAKMKLIGFDDSPTDEYVTPTLSSVAQNNTELAEQTVAQLLGLIDKTTQPGHEVIIPAKLRLRETS; encoded by the coding sequence ATGCAGCACTATTCAATTAAAGATATTGCCCGGCTCAGCGGGGTTTCCGTGGCGACCGTTTCACGCGTCATTAATAATAACGGTCGTTTTTCTGAAGAAACTCGTAAAAAGGTATCAACTGTTATTCAAAAAACTGGCTATGAAACCAACTATAGCGCTAAAAATTTACGCATGAATCGTTCTGATACCATTGGCATCTTGATTCCTGACATCAGTAACTTTTTCTTTGCTGAAATCACTAAATTGTTAGAAGAAAAATTGTTTGCCCATGGCTACTCTGTTATTATCTGCAATACGGCACATGATGATCAACGTGAACAAAGCTATCTTCGAACCTTAGAGAGTAAAGGAATTGACGGCCTGATTGTCATCTCTGGTAGTGCCACCTTTGAATTTACGCAAGGAAACAGTCAAAAAAAGATTCCTTATGTCTGCGTTGATCGTAAACCGGCCGATAAGTCCAAGACTATTTTTATTTCTTCAGATCATCAGCAAGGTGCTTATGACGCTACCAAAGCACTTTATCACGCTGGTTGCCAAAATCCAGTAATTGCAATTGGTACCTTTGACACCCCTTCAATGCAGGGCCGACTTGCTGGCTTTAACGCCGCCTTAACCAATCGTACCGCCCAATGGGGCCACATCTTTAAATTATCAACACCAGCGGCTGGTACTGATGACCTAACCGCCTACTTACAACGACATCCCCAAACGGATGGCATCTTTGCGGTTAATGATTCCGTCGCTTTAAAATTACATCAGATTCTACGGAAATTGGCTATTTCAGTCCCAGCAAAGATGAAACTGATTGGTTTTGATGACTCACCAACCGACGAATACGTGACGCCTACCCTTTCATCAGTCGCTCAAAATAATACTGAGTTAGCTGAGCAGACCGTCGCACAATTGCTTGGGCTCATTGACAAGACGACACAACCAGGACACGAAGTAATTATTCCAGCCAAGCTACGATTACGGGAAACCAGTTGA
- a CDS encoding LacI family DNA-binding transcriptional regulator, with protein sequence MAATLKDIAKAAGVSLATVSRVLNHDQSLSVGDETRQRIFSAAEALQYSKNKRRSTMPTARKKLAIVQWYSESKEQDDLYYMSVRMGIERQGQAQQFEVTRIFQNDMQQIATDVDAVIAIGKFSPHQVQDMAALTDQLVFVDDDQFAAGFDSVLTDFKLATAKVVDYFWQQGIQAIGMIHGLETTTDQAVQVVDQRLLSFKAAMTAHQAYQPELVFEGDYTGQSGYEMMKQAIETLGDDLPRAFFVANDPMAAGALKALQAAKIQVPERVKLFSFNDTSLATFVYPELSSVRVATELMGETAVDLIVSRLQNGRKIPQRIELGTQLVERDSTK encoded by the coding sequence ATGGCGGCAACGTTAAAAGATATTGCCAAAGCAGCGGGGGTTTCGTTAGCAACCGTTTCACGGGTTTTGAATCATGATCAGTCTTTATCGGTCGGTGATGAGACCCGCCAACGAATTTTTAGTGCAGCGGAAGCGTTACAATATTCGAAAAACAAACGGCGGTCAACCATGCCAACTGCACGTAAAAAGTTGGCAATTGTGCAATGGTATTCTGAATCAAAAGAACAAGATGATTTGTACTATATGTCCGTACGGATGGGGATTGAGCGCCAAGGTCAGGCCCAACAATTTGAAGTCACCCGGATTTTTCAAAATGACATGCAACAAATTGCGACCGATGTGGATGCGGTAATCGCAATTGGGAAGTTCAGTCCACATCAAGTTCAGGATATGGCAGCGTTGACGGATCAATTGGTCTTTGTGGATGACGACCAGTTTGCAGCTGGCTTTGATAGTGTCTTGACGGATTTTAAGCTGGCAACGGCTAAAGTTGTGGATTATTTTTGGCAACAAGGTATTCAAGCGATTGGGATGATTCATGGTCTTGAAACTACGACTGATCAGGCAGTCCAGGTAGTCGACCAACGATTGCTTAGTTTTAAGGCGGCGATGACGGCACATCAAGCTTATCAGCCGGAACTTGTCTTTGAAGGTGATTATACGGGGCAAAGTGGCTATGAGATGATGAAGCAAGCCATTGAGACGTTAGGTGATGACCTACCGCGGGCTTTTTTTGTTGCCAATGATCCAATGGCTGCCGGCGCGCTCAAGGCTTTGCAGGCGGCTAAAATCCAGGTCCCGGAACGTGTCAAACTATTCAGCTTTAATGATACGTCGTTAGCGACATTCGTTTATCCGGAATTAAGCTCGGTTCGGGTTGCGACTGAATTAATGGGCGAAACGGCAGTAGATTTAATTGTGAGTCGTTTACAAAATGGCCGCAAGATTCCACAACGGATTGAATTAGGCACACAGTTAGTGGAACGAGATAGTACGAAGTAA
- a CDS encoding UDP-glucose--hexose-1-phosphate uridylyltransferase yields MTTIDQFVTAVIASPSQYTALDRIYVTNRVLALVGEGPVLTATDDQLTSLTAALVQTAVQNKLIAADQSARDILADQLMDLVTPLPSVVNQNFWDKYQTSPKAATDYFYQLSQANDYIKTSAIAKNVVFPAQTDFGELEITINLSKPEKDPKAIAAARNQPENGYPLCQLCLENEGYLGRLGYPARSNHRVIRFTLAGDTWGFQYSPYAYFNEHSIFLDRVHRPMVINRQTFSNLLAIVTQFPHYFVGSNADLPIVGGSMLSHEHYQGGRHDFPMMKAPIDRPIDLGLANVEAGIVKWPMSTIRLTSSDQTALLDAATKIHEVWKNYSDETVDVRAYTGTTRHHTTTPIARKVGDQYILDLVLRDNQTSAAYPDGIFHPHQTVQHIKKENIGLIEVMGRAILPARLKTELQEVAKYLLDRHNQMVPMHQPWADALKAKYTFTAANVTTILDREVGQVFAEVLANAGVFKWDDAGKAAFDRFVTAVRASN; encoded by the coding sequence ATGACAACCATTGATCAATTTGTGACGGCAGTCATTGCGTCGCCATCACAATACACAGCCTTAGACCGGATTTATGTCACCAATCGAGTCCTCGCCTTAGTCGGTGAAGGCCCCGTCTTGACTGCGACTGATGATCAGCTGACGAGTCTTACTGCTGCCCTTGTTCAAACTGCAGTCCAAAATAAGTTGATTGCGGCTGATCAATCGGCACGTGATATTTTAGCGGATCAATTGATGGATTTAGTCACGCCATTGCCATCCGTGGTTAATCAAAATTTTTGGGATAAGTATCAAACGAGTCCTAAAGCGGCAACTGATTATTTTTATCAGTTAAGTCAAGCAAATGACTACATTAAAACGAGTGCCATTGCGAAAAATGTTGTTTTTCCAGCGCAGACTGATTTTGGTGAACTTGAAATTACGATTAATTTGTCAAAACCAGAAAAAGATCCTAAAGCCATTGCAGCTGCACGTAATCAACCGGAAAATGGTTATCCGTTGTGCCAACTATGTCTAGAAAATGAAGGCTACTTGGGCCGTTTAGGTTACCCAGCTCGCAGTAATCATCGGGTGATTCGTTTCACTTTAGCAGGTGACACTTGGGGCTTTCAGTATTCGCCCTATGCCTACTTTAATGAACATTCAATCTTCTTAGATCGGGTGCATCGACCAATGGTGATTAATCGACAAACATTCAGTAACTTGTTAGCGATTGTGACCCAATTCCCACACTACTTTGTCGGTAGTAATGCTGATTTGCCAATTGTGGGCGGGTCGATGTTGTCACATGAGCATTATCAAGGTGGCCGCCACGACTTTCCAATGATGAAGGCCCCCATTGATCGGCCGATTGATTTGGGGCTTGCTAACGTTGAGGCTGGAATCGTGAAGTGGCCGATGTCGACCATTCGTTTGACCAGTTCAGATCAGACCGCATTACTAGATGCGGCGACTAAGATTCATGAAGTCTGGAAAAATTATTCGGATGAAACGGTTGATGTGCGGGCTTATACAGGGACAACGCGCCACCACACAACGACGCCGATTGCACGTAAAGTGGGCGATCAATATATTTTAGACCTGGTACTACGGGATAACCAAACATCAGCGGCTTATCCAGACGGGATTTTCCATCCACATCAAACCGTGCAACATATTAAAAAAGAAAATATTGGTTTAATCGAAGTCATGGGTCGTGCCATTTTACCTGCTCGGCTAAAAACCGAACTTCAAGAAGTTGCAAAATACCTCTTAGACCGTCATAATCAAATGGTACCAATGCATCAGCCTTGGGCCGATGCATTGAAAGCCAAGTATACGTTTACGGCCGCTAATGTGACGACAATTTTGGATCGTGAAGTGGGTCAAGTCTTTGCAGAAGTCCTTGCTAACGCGGGGGTCTTTAAATGGGATGATGCCGGAAAAGCGGCCTTTGATCGGTTTGTCACGGCAGTTAGAGCCAGTAATTAA